A window of the Henckelia pumila isolate YLH828 chromosome 3, ASM3356847v2, whole genome shotgun sequence genome harbors these coding sequences:
- the LOC140892921 gene encoding uncharacterized protein, with amino-acid sequence MDSLKFCNVRVEKANAISKYVKIQRITAVFRFLELFVFTIIVVRFCSHFPFSVKSPGEHFRGFLLTLISPRFVFLIGNLIVAVLLLNSGRFSAGKGTDFYDEYVEKCRRNHPTSGKGKPRDVEVMNRSASEKVLRVAQVEERRRELRRSMTERCQRSATNASSGRKNAAAANGGITSYCAEDEMSGEEFRQAVEAFIARQQRLLREEEALSDV; translated from the coding sequence atggattCACTAAAGTTTTGTAATGTAAGAGTAGAAAAAGCCAACGCAATTTCAAAGTACGTTAAGATTCAGAGAATCACGGCTGTGTTTCGATTCTTGGAGCTTTTTGTTTTCACGATCATCGTCGTTCGATTCTGCTCGCACTTCCCATTTTCTGTCAAGTCTCCGGGAGAGCATTTCAGGGGTTTTCTGCTGACTTTGATAAGCCCAAGATTCGTTTTCTTGATCGGAAACTTGATAGTCGCCGTTCTTCTGTTGAATTCCGGCCGATTCTCCGCCGGAAAGGGGACCGATTTTTACGACGAGTACGTGGAAAAGTGCCGCCGGAACCATCCAACCAGCGGTAAAGGGAAACCTAGAGACGTGGAGGTGATGAACAGGAGTGCGTCGGAGAAAGTTCTGAGGGTGGCGCAGGTGGAGGAGCGCCGCCGTGAGTTGAGACGGAGCATGACGGAGAGGTGTCAGAGGAGTGCTACTAATGCGAGCAGTGGGAGGAAGAATGCTGCGGCGGCGAACGGTGGCATCACCTCGTACTGCGCGGAGGACGAGATGAGCGGCGAAGAGTTCCGGCAGGCCGTGGAGGCATTTATCGCGCGGCAGCAGCGGCTGCTCAGGGAAGAAGAAGCACTTTCCGATGTATGA